One window of the Magnolia sinica isolate HGM2019 chromosome 19, MsV1, whole genome shotgun sequence genome contains the following:
- the LOC131235632 gene encoding DEAD-box ATP-dependent RNA helicase 14, with protein MAITASASSTGPRYAPPDPTLPKPWRGLVDGKTGYLYFWNPVTNVTQYERPVATPLPGPLPVPKSATIPVSSSVQIQQSSGSSAPGQKHQKSKEENDQYGGSNHDSGDRQGTRDSVSYSQNAPSVSLNAGHGVANVHNHGSDVQPLGSSAGVHGAFDVGGASSAESYRRKHEITVRGDDVPAPFMTFQATGFPQEILREAQHAGFSAPTPIQAQSWPIALKGRDIVAVAKTGSGKTLGYLIPGFIHLKRRCNKSQMGPTVLVLSPTRELATQIQDEAAKFGKSSRISCTCLYGGAPKGPQLRDLERGTDVVVATPGRLNDILEMRRVSLQQVSYLVLDEADRMLDMGFEPQIRKIVKEIPARRQTLMYTATWPKEVRKIAADLLVNPIQVNIGNIDELVANKSITQYVEVMTSMEKQRRLEQILRSQEPGSKVIIFCSTKKMCDQLSRTLTRQFGAAAIHGDKSQGERDWVLSQFRTGKSPVLVATDVAARGLDVKDIRVVINYDFPTGIEDYVHRIGRTGRAGATGLAYTFFSDKDAKHAPDLIKVLKGVGQQVPQELLNMASQCGGGMSRFRRWGSGPGGGDGGRSYGAGRNDSGYGSRGGRDPPSSGWSERGHGQNDWEPQNRYDGGYNDGRLETHGGRDGTYAGGSNDQGAGDNCTGCSFSPRPKSGSGWVDCRRSRSRSRSVDRYGGGPPSPSRTDASPPAPGPAGPDRLPSPQQWRSSYEGENVEDEPQPEHDEPQPEHGGEQGFIEQEEEGMIPADEDAVILID; from the exons ATGGCTATCACTGCATCTGCTTCCTCCACTGGCCCCCGTTATGCACCACCAGACCCAACACTTCCCAAGCCATGGAGAGGTCTGGTCGATGGGAAAACTGGTTATCTGTATTTCTGGAATCCGGTAACAAACGTAACTCAATATGAGAGGCCTGTTGCTACCCCGCTTCCAGGCCCACTGCCTGTTCCGAAGTCTGCTACAATACCCGTAAGTTCTTCAGTTCAAATTCAGCAGTCGTCAGGTTCCTCTGCTCCAGGACAGAAACATCAGAAATCTAAAGAGGAAAATGACCAATATGGTGGAAGCAACCATGATTCAGGAGATCGTCAG GGTACGAGGGATAGTGTTTCCTACTCGCAGAATGCCCCAAGTGTTTCTCTCAATGCTGGGCATGGTGTGGCTAACGTGCATAATCATGGGTCTGATGTGCAGCCCTTGGGATCATCTGCTGGAGTGCATGGGGCCTTTGATGTGGGAGGTGCTTCATCTGCTGAATCCTATCGCCGTAAACATGAAATAACTGTTAGG GGAGATGACGTTCCAGCACCATTCATGACATTTCAAGCCACTGGTTTCCCACAAGAAATTCTTAGAGAG GCTCAACATGCTGGGTTTTCTGCTCCAACCCCAATTCAGGCCCAGTCATGGCCAATTGCTTTAAAGGGCCGTGACATTGTGGCCGTTGCAAAGACTGGTTCAGGCAAAACCTTGGGTTATCTTATCCCGGGGTTTATTCATCTCAAGCGTCGTTGCAACAAATCTCAGATGGGTCCAACAGTGTTGGTTCTTTCACCAACAAGGGAGTTGGCAACACAGATACAAGATGAAGCTGCAAAATTTGGCAAGTCCTCAAGAATTTCATGCACG TGTTTATATGGAGGAGCTCCGAAAGGTCCTCAGCTTAGAGATCTAGAGCGAGGAACAGATGTTGTGGTTGCAACTCCAGGGCGGTTGAATGATATTCTAGAGATGCGAAGAGTCAGCCTGCAGCAAGTCTCATACCTGGTTCTTGATGAGGCAGACCGCATGCTGGATATGGGTTTTGAGCCTCAAATACGGAAGATTGTGAAAGAGATACCTGCACGCCGCCAGACTCTCATGTATACGGCAACGTGGCCAAAGGAGGTCCGTAAAATTGCTGCTGATCTATTGGTCAACCCGATTCAAGTTAACATCGGCAACATAGATGAGCTTGTTGCAAACAAGTCTATCACTCAG TATGTTGAAGTGATGACATCTATGGAGAAGCAGAGACGGTTGGAACAGATCTTGCGATCCCAAGAACCAGGTTCCAAAGTCATCATTTTCTGCTCCACAAAGAAGATGTGTGACCAGCTGTCTCGCACCCTAACCCGCCAGTTTGGAGCGGCTGCCATTCATGGCGACAAATCTCAGGGTGAGAGGGATTGGGTTTTGAGCCAATTCCGCACTGGGAAATCTCCTGTACTTGTGGCTACTGATGTTGCAGCTCGAGGACTGGACGTTAAAGACATACG GGTGGTTATCAACTATGACTTCCCAACAGGCATTGAGGACTATGTTCACAGGATTGGAAGGACTGGAAGGGCAGGTGCCACAGGTTTGGCATACACCTTCTTCTCTGACAAGGATGCTAAGCACGCACCAGATCTCATCAAGGTCCTTAAAGGGGTGGGTCAGCAAGTTCCTCAAGAGCTACTCAACATGGCTTCACAATGTGGCGGCGGAATGAGCAGATTTCGTCGGTGGGGTTCTGGCCCTGGGGGTGGTGATGGAGGCAGGTCATATGGTGCTGGACGGAATGATTCCGGTTACGGCAGCAGGGGCGGACGGGATCCTCCGTCTTCTGGCTGGTCAGAGAGAGGCCATGGTCAAAATGATTGGGAGCCTCAGAACAG GTATGATGGAGGCTACAATGATGGGCGGTTGGAGACACATGGTGGGCGTGATGGGACATACGCTGGCGGTAGCAATGACCAGGGAGCTGGAGATAACTGCACAGGCTGCAGCTTTAGCCCGAGACCAAAGAGCGGAAGCGGGTGGGTTGACTGCAGGCGGAGCAGAAGCCGCAGCCGTAGTGTTGACAGGtatggtggtggcccaccatccccaTCGAGGACAGATGCTTCGCCGCCTGCTCCGGGACCAGCAGGCCCGGATCGTTTACCATCACCACAGCAGTGGAGGTCGTCATATGAGGGTGagaatgtggaggatgaacctcAGCCGGAGCATGATGAACCTCAGCCGGAGCATGGAGGGGAACAAGGCTTCATCGAGCAGGAAGAAGAGGGCATGATTCCTGCAGATGAAGATGCGGTGATTCTAATAGATTAG
- the LOC131234741 gene encoding GDSL esterase/lipase At5g62930-like isoform X1 translates to MRPQIVLFGDSITEQSFRPGGWGAALADTYSRKADVMVRGYGGYNTRWALFLLNHLFPLSCMKPPVAVTIFFGANDAALLGRTNERQHVPVEEYKDNLRKIVRQLKECSRTMLVVLITPPPVDENGRKEYARSLYGEQAAELPERTNEMAGVYARQCVDVAKELVLPSVDLWSKMQETVGWQKKFLSDGLHLTEEGNAVVHREVVRVFNEACLCAPEMPYDFPHHSEIDAENPAKAFQRLLRSEM, encoded by the exons ATGAGACCGCAGATCGTATTATTCGGAGATTCAATCACCGAGCAATCTTTCAGGCCTGGTGGATGGGGGGCTGCTCTTGCTGACACCTACTCTCGAAAG GCTGATGTAATGGTTCGTGGGTATGGTGGATACAACACCAGATGGGCTTTGTTCTTGCTAAATCACCTTTTTCCTTTG AGCTGCATGAAACCGCCTGTTGCTGTAACAATTTTCTTTGGTGCCAATGATGCAGCCCTTTTGGGGAGGACCAATGAACGACAACACGTGCCTGTTGAAGAGTACAAGGACAACCTCAGAAAAATTGTTCGTCAGCTGAAG GAATGCTCCCGTACCATGTTGGTGGTGCTGATTACTCCACCCCCAGTTGATGAAAACGGGCGAAAGGAATATGCACG ATCATTGTATGGTGAGCAAGCTGCTGAACTGCCAGAACGGACGAATGAGATGGCTGGTGTCTATGCAAGGCAATGTGTTGACGTAGCTAAAGAACTGGTCCTTCCATCCGTTGATTTATGGTCCAAGATGCAGGAGACTGTGGGGTGGCAGAAAAAATTCCTGAG TGATGGCTTGCATCTGACTGAAGAAGGCAATGCTGTAGTCCACAGAGAAGTGGTGAGAGTATTCAATGAAGCTTGCCTCTGTGCGCCAGAGATGCCATATGACTTCCCCCACCATTCTGAAATAGATGCAGAGAATCCAGCCAAGGCGTTCCAACGGCTGCTGAGATCGGAAATGTAA
- the LOC131234741 gene encoding GDSL esterase/lipase At5g62930-like isoform X2 has translation MRPQIVLFGDSITEQSFRPGGWGAALADTYSRKADVMVRGYGGYNTRWALFLLNHLFPLECSRTMLVVLITPPPVDENGRKEYARSLYGEQAAELPERTNEMAGVYARQCVDVAKELVLPSVDLWSKMQETVGWQKKFLSDGLHLTEEGNAVVHREVVRVFNEACLCAPEMPYDFPHHSEIDAENPAKAFQRLLRSEM, from the exons ATGAGACCGCAGATCGTATTATTCGGAGATTCAATCACCGAGCAATCTTTCAGGCCTGGTGGATGGGGGGCTGCTCTTGCTGACACCTACTCTCGAAAG GCTGATGTAATGGTTCGTGGGTATGGTGGATACAACACCAGATGGGCTTTGTTCTTGCTAAATCACCTTTTTCCTTTG GAATGCTCCCGTACCATGTTGGTGGTGCTGATTACTCCACCCCCAGTTGATGAAAACGGGCGAAAGGAATATGCACG ATCATTGTATGGTGAGCAAGCTGCTGAACTGCCAGAACGGACGAATGAGATGGCTGGTGTCTATGCAAGGCAATGTGTTGACGTAGCTAAAGAACTGGTCCTTCCATCCGTTGATTTATGGTCCAAGATGCAGGAGACTGTGGGGTGGCAGAAAAAATTCCTGAG TGATGGCTTGCATCTGACTGAAGAAGGCAATGCTGTAGTCCACAGAGAAGTGGTGAGAGTATTCAATGAAGCTTGCCTCTGTGCGCCAGAGATGCCATATGACTTCCCCCACCATTCTGAAATAGATGCAGAGAATCCAGCCAAGGCGTTCCAACGGCTGCTGAGATCGGAAATGTAA